A stretch of DNA from Bacillus sp. FJAT-45350:
GGAACATCAGTTGGATCTGTGGAAAGAATTCAGCATGTCGCAGACCGAATTATTAAAACAGTAAACAGCGGGAAGCAAGTGGTGGCAGTTGTTTCAGCTATGGGGAAATCGACGGACCAATTGGTAGAACTTGCTCAACAAATATCTAAAAAACCGAGTAAAAGAGAAATGGATATGCTATTAACAACAGGTGAGCAAATCTCAATTTCGTTATTAACAATGGCACTTCAGCAACGAGGTCATGAAGCAGTATCACTGACAGGCTGGCAAGCAGGAATGATGACTGAGGAAATTCATGGCAATGCTCGTATTACAGAAATAAAGCCAGAGCGAATCGAAAAGCATTTAGAATCTGGCAAAATTGTTATTGTTGCTGGGTTCCAAGGGGTTTCAGATACAGGTGAGATTACAACACTTGGTCGAGGTGGTTCAGATACAACAGCTGTAGCATTAGCAGCGGGACTTTCAGCAGAACGCTGTGATATTTATACAGATGTAACGGGAGTTTTCACAACAGACCCTCGTTTTGTTAAAGATGCTAGAAAACTATTATCAATTTCTTATGATGAAATGCTAGAAATGGCAAACTTAGGAGCTGGTGTTCTACACCCTCGAGCTGTTGAGTTTGCAAAGAATCATCATGTAAAGCTAATGGTTGCTTCAAGTATGGTTGAAGAAGAAGGAACTTTGATTGAGGAGGAAGTATCGATGGAGAAAAATCTAATAGTAAGAGGAATTGCGTTTGAAAATGATGTAACGAAGGTAACAATTGCGGGCTTACCAAATGAATTAACAACTCTATCAACAGTTTTTACCCTTCTATCTGAAGCAGGGGTTAATGTAGATATCATTATTCAAAATCAAAGTAGTAAAGGTACAACCAATATTTCTTTTTCTATTAATGGGGCAGCACTAGAAGAAGTTTTGCAGTTACTGAATATGAATCAAGAGTCTTTGAAATTTGAGGATGTATATCACGAAGAGGATTTAGCAAAAGTATCAATTATCGGTTCGGGTATGGTATCTAACCCTGGTGTAGCAGCAACGATGTTTCAAGTGTTATCTGAAAGTGATGTAATGGTTAAAATGGTTAGCACATCAGAAATTAAAGTATCTGCAGTTGTAAATGAGACTAGTATGATTCAAGCTGTTGAAGCCCTTCATCGTGCATTTGAGCTTGAAGAAGTAGCACTAACAGTTTAAGCAAAAATGAGAGTCTGGGACAAAAGGTCAAAAACGGACCTTTTGTCCCAGACTTTTTTATTGATTTTATTTAATGCTGTCCTTTTCATCCCAATGGAGAGTAAAGAGAACTTTATCCTTCTTCGTCGTATAGACCGCCTCAGTTATGTATCCTTTTATATACTGGACTTGTTCAGCAAGAAATCCTGCCTCTAATTGATAGCATAAAGGGATTTTTTCTTCTAGCAAGGAAGATGTTAATTGTAACATCATTTCATTTCTTTTTTCTTTTACAAAGGTAAGTGTTCCCCACCCTGCCTTATCAAAGAATAGTATAATGTCATCAATCGCTTCTTTTTTATTTTTACGAGCTAGTGATTTACCAGCCCAGTATAAAGTCTGTTCATGTTCTTTACCTAAAAATTCCTCTAGTAATACATTTCGAATAAGATGGTAACCATAAACAGGCACTGTCTGTTCACTTTCCAAGATTGGATCTTTTGATTTTGCCATACATGTAACCCCTCTCTATATAAGTTAATTATAATCTCAAAGCACTTTTTTCTCTATAGATTCGTTATCTAGGAAGTGATATACTGAACTCCGAACTAAGTTGGAGGTAATATTATGAAATCATCATTAAATCAATTTTTAACTCCATTTCGTATCATTATCATTTCTTATATTGTAGCAATGATTCTTTTTAGCTTGTTGCTATTTTTACCAATATCTCAACAGAGTGGGGTAACTTTATCATATAGTGAAGCGTTATTTACGTCTGTTAGTGCCGTAAGTGTAACTGGTCTAACGGTTGTGAACGTTTCTGAAACATATAGCACAATAGGAATTATCTTTCTGGCCCTAGCCATTCAGCTCGGTGGAATTGGGATTATGACATTAGGAACATTTGTATGGATGTTGTTTGGTAAGAAAATTATCCTCTCACAACGCATGCTCATTATGGTTGACCAAAATCAGAATTCCTTTTCAGGGTTAGTTAATTTGATGAGAGGTATTCTACTTGTAGCTATCATCATTGAATTAATTGGAGCTGCAATTTTAGGTACATATTACATACGTTATTTTGATACTGTAGGTGAAGCGTATTATCAGGGGGCTTTTGCCTCGTTAAGTGCTTTTACAAATGCTGGATTTGACATTACTGGACAGTCACTCATACCATTTGCAAATGACTATTATGTCCAGTTAGTAACGATTCTTTTAATATTCGCAGGGGCAATTGGATTCCCTGTATTATTAGAATTGAAAGAATATTTTTCAAAGGAAAACCCAAACTTTAGATTTTCTTTATTTACAAAAATAACAACAACTACCTATTTTATTGTGTTTGCAATTGGTATCGTTGGAATTTGGGCATTGGAGTTCAACCATTATTATGTAGGTCTTGAATGGCATCAGCAGTTATTCCATTCGTTGTTTAATTCAGCAACAACTAGAAGTGGTGGTCTATCGATAATGGATGTTTCCGAATTAAGCTTAGCAACGCTATTATTTATATCAGGATTGATGATTATCGGGGCAAGTCCATCAAGTGTAGGTGGGGGAATTCGAACGACGACTTTAGCGGTTATGTTCTTAACAATAAAGAGCTTTGCTCTTGGAAAAAACGATGTAAAAGTATTTGGTCGTGAAATACATCCAGAGGATAGTCAAAAGGCATTTATCGTAATTTCAGTGTTTATCGTCATGCTTTTTGCGGCTGTCATATTAATTTCTGCATTTGAGCAGGGGAACCAAATCCCATTAGTAGCCATAATTTTTGAAACTGCATCAGCATTTGGAACTTGTGGCTTATCGATGGGAATTACATCAGAGCTTTCATTACCGAGTCAATTTATTCTAATGATTCTTATGTTTATAGGGAGAGTTGGACTGATCGTCTTCTTATTTTCAGTA
This window harbors:
- a CDS encoding aspartate kinase, producing MSVVVQKYGGTSVGSVERIQHVADRIIKTVNSGKQVVAVVSAMGKSTDQLVELAQQISKKPSKREMDMLLTTGEQISISLLTMALQQRGHEAVSLTGWQAGMMTEEIHGNARITEIKPERIEKHLESGKIVIVAGFQGVSDTGEITTLGRGGSDTTAVALAAGLSAERCDIYTDVTGVFTTDPRFVKDARKLLSISYDEMLEMANLGAGVLHPRAVEFAKNHHVKLMVASSMVEEEGTLIEEEVSMEKNLIVRGIAFENDVTKVTIAGLPNELTTLSTVFTLLSEAGVNVDIIIQNQSSKGTTNISFSINGAALEEVLQLLNMNQESLKFEDVYHEEDLAKVSIIGSGMVSNPGVAATMFQVLSESDVMVKMVSTSEIKVSAVVNETSMIQAVEALHRAFELEEVALTV
- a CDS encoding YslB family protein yields the protein MAKSKDPILESEQTVPVYGYHLIRNVLLEEFLGKEHEQTLYWAGKSLARKNKKEAIDDIILFFDKAGWGTLTFVKEKRNEMMLQLTSSLLEEKIPLCYQLEAGFLAEQVQYIKGYITEAVYTTKKDKVLFTLHWDEKDSIK
- a CDS encoding TrkH family potassium uptake protein gives rise to the protein MKSSLNQFLTPFRIIIISYIVAMILFSLLLFLPISQQSGVTLSYSEALFTSVSAVSVTGLTVVNVSETYSTIGIIFLALAIQLGGIGIMTLGTFVWMLFGKKIILSQRMLIMVDQNQNSFSGLVNLMRGILLVAIIIELIGAAILGTYYIRYFDTVGEAYYQGAFASLSAFTNAGFDITGQSLIPFANDYYVQLVTILLIFAGAIGFPVLLELKEYFSKENPNFRFSLFTKITTTTYFIVFAIGIVGIWALEFNHYYVGLEWHQQLFHSLFNSATTRSGGLSIMDVSELSLATLLFISGLMIIGASPSSVGGGIRTTTLAVMFLTIKSFALGKNDVKVFGREIHPEDSQKAFIVISVFIVMLFAAVILISAFEQGNQIPLVAIIFETASAFGTCGLSMGITSELSLPSQFILMILMFIGRVGLIVFLFSVRRKETKSYYKYPTERIIIG